One Georgenia wutianyii DNA segment encodes these proteins:
- the tilS gene encoding tRNA lysidine(34) synthetase TilS: MAGPAPAVAAARVAVRAALADLPAGALVLVACSGGADSLALAAATAFVAPRAGLRAGAVVVDHGLAPGSDDVAARAAATCAGLGLEPVEVRAVDVGTEGGPEAAARTARYSALAEAADAHGAAAVLLGHTLDDQAETVLLGLGRGSGARSLAGMAPVTGRWRRPFLALRRRDTEACCTALGQEWVTDVTNAPDGPWRRADGGPLRRSAVRHDVMPALEAALGPGVAQALARTARLLREDDDYLTRAAADLAARAGLGEDGEVDLDVAELAAEHPALRGRVLHLAATAAGCPPGALAAVHVAALDALVTHYHGQGALDLPGAVTAVRRCGRLNLSPPRSARGQ, from the coding sequence GTGGCCGGCCCCGCCCCGGCGGTCGCCGCCGCCCGGGTGGCGGTGCGGGCGGCGCTCGCCGACCTGCCCGCCGGTGCCCTCGTGCTCGTCGCGTGCTCCGGCGGCGCGGACTCCCTCGCGCTCGCGGCCGCGACGGCGTTCGTCGCCCCGCGGGCCGGGCTGCGGGCGGGTGCGGTCGTCGTCGACCACGGGCTGGCGCCGGGCAGTGACGACGTCGCGGCCCGGGCCGCCGCCACCTGCGCCGGGCTCGGGCTCGAGCCGGTCGAGGTCCGTGCCGTGGACGTCGGGACCGAGGGAGGCCCGGAGGCCGCCGCCCGCACCGCCCGCTACTCGGCGCTCGCCGAGGCCGCCGACGCCCACGGAGCCGCCGCCGTCCTCCTCGGCCACACCCTCGACGACCAGGCCGAGACCGTGCTGCTCGGTCTGGGCCGGGGCTCGGGCGCCCGCTCGCTCGCCGGGATGGCGCCGGTCACCGGGCGCTGGCGCAGGCCCTTCCTCGCGCTGCGCCGCCGGGACACCGAGGCCTGCTGCACGGCGCTGGGCCAGGAGTGGGTCACCGACGTGACCAACGCCCCTGACGGCCCGTGGCGCCGCGCGGACGGCGGTCCGCTGCGCCGCTCGGCCGTCCGCCACGACGTCATGCCCGCCCTCGAGGCCGCGCTCGGACCGGGCGTGGCGCAGGCGCTGGCCCGCACCGCCCGGCTGCTGCGCGAGGACGACGACTACCTCACCCGGGCGGCGGCGGACCTCGCCGCCCGCGCCGGGCTGGGCGAGGACGGCGAGGTGGACCTCGACGTCGCCGAGCTCGCCGCCGAGCACCCGGCGCTGCGCGGACGGGTGCTCCACCTCGCCGCCACCGCGGCGGGCTGTCCGCCCGGCGCGCTCGCCGCGGTCCACGTCGCCGCCCTCGACGCGCTCGTCACCCACTACCACGGGCAGGGCGCCCTCGACCTGCCCGGCGCTGTCACCGCCGTGCGCCGGTGTGGCAGGCTGAACCTCTCCCCGCCGCGGTCCGCGCGGGGGCAGTGA
- a CDS encoding zinc-dependent metalloprotease, translated as MSSPIDWRAARRRAAALAPPGPRAGRAEARGLVTVLHTAAAEAPGHVAEITGLDDAAATAARRPVYVVDRARWSEANIAMFRSLVGDLLPATTLPGAARLGGEELGVMLSYLSTKVLGQYDPFTAPGGAGSPGYLVLVAPNILHVERELDLDALDFRRWVCLHEQTHAVQFAAAPWLADHLRERMRASVTSIASPEGGSQRLARTLGAVVEAVRTPKGETPAAQALAGPLIDAVLTDEERERLAEVVAVMSLLEGHADVVMDAVGPRVLPSVARIRSQFERRRQGTSTLDVLVRRLMGMDAKIAQYRNGAEFVRRVIHRVGHDGLNAVWTSPDTLPRATEIFDPDAWVRRVHG; from the coding sequence ATGAGCTCCCCGATCGACTGGCGGGCCGCGCGCCGCCGCGCCGCAGCCCTCGCCCCTCCCGGACCCCGCGCCGGCCGTGCGGAGGCGCGCGGGCTGGTCACGGTGCTCCACACCGCGGCCGCGGAGGCCCCCGGTCACGTCGCCGAGATCACCGGCCTCGACGACGCCGCGGCCACGGCCGCCCGACGGCCGGTGTACGTCGTGGACCGGGCCCGCTGGTCCGAGGCGAACATCGCGATGTTCCGCAGCCTCGTCGGCGACCTGCTGCCCGCCACCACGCTGCCCGGCGCGGCCCGGCTCGGCGGGGAGGAGCTCGGCGTCATGCTCTCCTACCTCTCGACCAAGGTGCTCGGGCAGTACGACCCCTTCACCGCACCCGGCGGCGCCGGCTCACCGGGCTACCTCGTCCTCGTCGCGCCGAACATCCTCCACGTCGAGCGCGAGCTCGACCTCGACGCCCTCGACTTCCGCCGCTGGGTCTGCCTCCACGAGCAGACCCACGCCGTGCAGTTCGCCGCCGCGCCCTGGCTGGCCGACCACCTGCGCGAGCGGATGCGCGCGAGCGTCACCTCCATCGCCTCGCCCGAGGGCGGCAGCCAGCGCCTGGCGCGCACGCTCGGCGCCGTCGTCGAGGCGGTGCGCACCCCGAAGGGCGAGACCCCCGCGGCGCAGGCGCTCGCCGGCCCGCTCATCGACGCCGTCCTCACCGACGAGGAGCGCGAGCGGCTCGCCGAGGTGGTCGCCGTCATGTCGCTGCTCGAGGGGCACGCCGACGTCGTCATGGACGCCGTCGGGCCCCGCGTGCTGCCGTCCGTCGCCCGGATCCGCAGCCAGTTCGAGCGCCGCCGCCAGGGGACGAGCACGCTCGACGTCCTCGTGCGCCGGCTCATGGGGATGGACGCGAAGATCGCCCAGTACCGCAACGGCGCCGAGTTCGTCCGCCGGGTGATCCACCGCGTCGGCCACGACGGCCTCAACGCCGTGTGGACCTCGCCCGACACCCTGCCCCGTGCCACCGAGATCTTCGACCCCGACGCCTGGGTGCGCCGGGTCCACGGCTGA
- the dacB gene encoding D-alanyl-D-alanine carboxypeptidase/D-alanyl-D-alanine endopeptidase, with protein MARSRRRRTAAGLTVTALLLAGGYVAADAADLVPGVLTTAPPVPDPAPFPEATAGAAEPLLPALDPDAPLPSAEAVTALTEELVADPRTGGAVAVVVRDALTDEVLADVAGDEPRTPASSLKLLGAVAALDALGPDHVLRTTAVEGEGNQVVLVGGGDILLTDGEASEDVVGHASLADLAAATAEALDGQEVSVAVDDTLFSGPGYAPGWGGIDLDYVMPIQPLALDAGLDADGEYVADPALAAGQAFADALRAEGVTVTGDVTRAQAPPGARELASVESAPLRDVVAYELAVSENSVAEVLARLVAIADGEEPTFEGAARAVLARLADLGIDTRAVTLADTSGLLVENQVPASVLADVTALALDPGRPDLRGAVTGLPVAALEGTLRGRMSGPAAGVLQAKTGTLTTAVSLTGLVQDADGRLLVFAVVADDLEPGGAAEARAAIDEWAAALAACGCR; from the coding sequence GTGGCGAGGAGCAGACGGCGCCGGACAGCGGCCGGTCTCACGGTCACCGCGCTCCTCCTCGCCGGTGGCTACGTGGCCGCCGACGCCGCCGACCTCGTCCCCGGCGTCCTCACGACGGCGCCGCCCGTGCCCGACCCGGCGCCCTTCCCCGAGGCCACGGCCGGGGCCGCCGAGCCGCTCCTGCCGGCCCTCGACCCCGACGCCCCGCTCCCCTCCGCCGAGGCGGTCACCGCGCTCACCGAGGAGCTCGTCGCGGACCCGCGCACCGGCGGGGCCGTCGCGGTCGTCGTGCGTGATGCTCTCACCGACGAGGTCCTGGCCGACGTCGCCGGTGACGAGCCGCGCACCCCGGCGTCCTCGCTCAAGCTGCTCGGCGCCGTCGCCGCCCTCGACGCCCTCGGGCCGGACCACGTCCTGCGCACGACGGCGGTGGAGGGGGAGGGGAACCAGGTCGTGCTCGTCGGGGGAGGGGACATCCTCCTCACCGACGGGGAGGCGAGCGAGGACGTCGTCGGCCACGCGTCCCTCGCCGACCTCGCCGCCGCCACCGCCGAGGCCCTCGACGGCCAGGAGGTCAGCGTCGCCGTCGACGACACCCTCTTCTCCGGCCCCGGCTACGCGCCCGGGTGGGGCGGCATCGACCTCGACTACGTCATGCCGATCCAGCCGCTCGCGCTCGACGCCGGGCTCGACGCCGACGGCGAGTACGTCGCCGACCCGGCCCTCGCCGCCGGGCAGGCCTTCGCCGACGCGCTGCGCGCGGAGGGCGTCACCGTCACCGGGGACGTGACCCGGGCGCAGGCGCCCCCCGGGGCGCGGGAGCTGGCCTCGGTCGAGTCGGCGCCCCTGCGCGACGTCGTCGCCTACGAGCTCGCCGTCTCGGAGAACTCGGTCGCCGAGGTCCTCGCCCGCCTCGTGGCGATCGCCGACGGCGAGGAGCCGACGTTCGAGGGGGCGGCCCGCGCCGTCCTCGCCCGGCTCGCCGACCTCGGCATCGACACCCGCGCTGTCACCCTCGCCGACACCTCCGGCCTGCTCGTGGAGAACCAGGTGCCCGCCTCCGTGCTGGCCGACGTCACCGCGCTCGCGCTGGACCCCGGGCGTCCCGACCTGCGGGGCGCCGTCACCGGGCTGCCCGTCGCCGCCCTCGAGGGCACCCTGCGGGGCCGGATGTCCGGGCCTGCCGCCGGGGTGCTCCAGGCCAAGACCGGCACCCTCACCACCGCGGTCAGCCTCACCGGGCTCGTCCAGGACGCCGACGGGCGGCTCCTCGTCTTCGCCGTCGTCGCCGACGACCTCGAGCCCGGCGGGGCGGCCGAGGCGCGCGCCGCGATCGACGAGTGGGCCGCCGCGCTCGCCGCCTGCGGCTGCCGCTGA